TTCTTCTTCCGCGGCTTGGTCTTGGCGGCGCGCGCGACGGCGACGGACTTGTCCACCCACGGGCGCAGGCGGTCGGGATCCTCCAGCAGCTCCGCGGGCAGCTGGTAGTACTGCATGACGTGCGTGTCGTCTCCGAAAGGCATGAACGGGCCCATGCCCTCGGCCTCGAAGTCGCCGCGGTTGGTGTCGTCCACCTTAAAGTAGACGTCCTCGCCGGTCATCAGCGCGAAGAACAGCCCGTCGGCATAGATGCCCACGCCGCCGAACATGCTGCGCGCGGTGACGTGCGCCACGCGCCCCAGCTGCTCCAACACGAACTCTCGGAACTCCTTGCCGACTGCCATGTGTGCCGGTGGATTGGATACGGAAGATGCGGGGCCGCGGCGCCGCCGTTCAGACCATGCCTTCCAGCGCGCGGCTCAGATACGCGTCCACCCCGCCGCCGCCGGGCGTGAGCACGCACTCCACCCACGCGTCGCGCTCGAAGCCGATCACCTCCAGCTCCCACACGCACGGCATCAGCCCCGTCGCGGTGCGGTCCTCCATCTCCGCCATCTTCTCGCGAGAGCCGATGTGGATGCGAGCGGCGAGCATGTTCTCGCCGTGCCACCAGAACGTGAGCAGGTAGTCACCGTCCGCGCCCATGTGGAAGATGGCGAACCCGGCGGCGTGGTGCTCGAACCCGTCCGCGTGCGCGGCGATCCCGGCGAACGCAAGGCGGCGGACGGCGTCGAGCGTGGCG
This portion of the Longimicrobiaceae bacterium genome encodes:
- a CDS encoding TfoX/Sxy family protein — protein: MLEQLGRVAHVTARSMFGGVGIYADGLFFALMTGEDVYFKVDDTNRGDFEAEGMGPFMPFGDDTHVMQYYQLPAELLEDPDRLRPWVDKSVAVARAAKTKPRKKK